A DNA window from Chryseobacterium sp. MEBOG06 contains the following coding sequences:
- a CDS encoding BrxA/BrxB family bacilliredoxin, which produces MYPTDLVMPMKAELTDKGFQDLTSPAQVEDALKQSGTTLLVINSVCGCAAGAARPGVVYSLTGDKKPDHLTTVFAGFDTEAVVEARKHLAPFPPSSPCVALFKDGELVHMLERHHIEGNPAGAIAANLQAAYDEYC; this is translated from the coding sequence ATGTATCCAACAGATTTAGTAATGCCAATGAAGGCAGAGCTTACAGATAAAGGTTTCCAGGACTTAACAAGCCCTGCTCAGGTAGAAGATGCTTTAAAACAGTCTGGCACAACATTATTAGTGATCAACTCCGTATGCGGATGTGCTGCGGGAGCTGCAAGACCGGGAGTAGTGTATTCTTTAACCGGAGACAAGAAGCCTGATCATTTAACAACTGTTTTTGCAGGATTTGATACTGAGGCAGTAGTTGAAGCAAGAAAACACCTTGCTCCATTCCCTCCAAGTTCTCCATGTGTGGCACTCTTCAAAGACGGAGAATTGGTTCACATGCTGGAAAGACACCACATTGAAGGAAACCCTGCAGGAGCTATTGCAGCAAACCTTCAAGCTGCTTACGACGAGTATTGTTAA